The following proteins are co-located in the Lacticaseibacillus paracasei subsp. paracasei genome:
- a CDS encoding CPBP family intramembrane glutamic endopeptidase, whose protein sequence is MSLQKHGLSIIGAYLVALIGNLLIFQILPVGRLSLGLATVISVLAMIAAGFSERQLVIANAIEEPGVAAPQQRVFWGLIGIVGVLVAQLVGSWLETFLFKIPQTSSLIHQQLSSMATNPWYFLVIGLAIPVLEELTYRKVLFGNLVNVTGIFGGALITSLLFALTQPGGHWLSATLVGLVLAYDYRHTGAVSTAIIARLGSLWVVWLYYLAHTL, encoded by the coding sequence ATGTCACTACAAAAACATGGACTTTCCATTATTGGTGCCTATTTAGTGGCGCTGATTGGTAACTTGCTGATTTTCCAAATCTTACCCGTTGGCCGACTCAGCTTAGGTCTTGCTACTGTGATCAGTGTGCTGGCGATGATTGCCGCTGGATTCAGTGAGCGGCAGTTAGTCATTGCCAACGCCATCGAAGAACCTGGGGTTGCCGCCCCACAACAACGGGTTTTCTGGGGACTAATCGGTATCGTTGGCGTTTTGGTCGCTCAGCTTGTGGGTTCATGGCTAGAAACATTTTTATTCAAAATACCGCAAACTAGCAGCCTGATTCACCAGCAGCTGTCCAGTATGGCAACTAATCCGTGGTATTTCCTAGTGATCGGATTGGCTATTCCTGTGTTGGAAGAGCTAACCTATCGCAAAGTTCTATTCGGTAATCTTGTGAATGTCACCGGTATCTTTGGCGGTGCCTTGATCACTAGTCTCCTGTTTGCTTTAACGCAACCGGGTGGACACTGGTTAAGCGCCACATTGGTTGGACTTGTTCTTGCATATGATTATCGACACACTGGCGCAGTCAGCACGGCTATTATCGCCCGCCTTGGATCTTTGTGGGTGGTTTGGCTTTACTATCTCGCCCACACCCTATAA